The following coding sequences are from one Nicotiana tabacum cultivar K326 chromosome 1, ASM71507v2, whole genome shotgun sequence window:
- the LOC107805884 gene encoding uncharacterized protein LOC107805884 has product MAVEATNQPKLRWGELEDDAEDLDFLLPPKQIFGPDENGVKKVVEYKFNTEGNKVKITTTTRIRKLANARLSKGAVERRSWPKFGDAVHEDVGARLTMVSTEEIILERPRAPGSKQDESKAAGDSLAQIGKAGAVLMVCRTCGKKGDHWTSKCPFKDLAQPSDTFMDKPPSAEAPAAGAGPQKGAYVPPSMRGGGAERGSGGGTEMRRRNEENSVRVTNLSEDTREADLLELFRSFGHVSRVYVAIDQKTGMSRGFGFVNFVNREDAERAINKLNGYGYDNLILRVEWAAPRTN; this is encoded by the exons ATGGCGGTGGAAGCGACAAACCAACCAAAACTCCGATGGGGGGAGCTAGAAGATGATGCGGAGGACTTGGATTTCCTGTTACCACCGAAGCAAATATTCGGGCCAGACGAGAATGGGGTGAAGAAAGTAGTGGAATACAAGTTTAACACTGAAGGAAACAAGGTGAAAATCACTACTACGACACGTATCCGTAAGCTCGCGAATGCTAGGCTGAGCAAAGGGGCTGTTGAGAGGCGGTCTTGGCCTAAATTTGGGGATGCAGTTCATGAGGATGTGGGTGCTCGTCTCACCATGGTTTCTACTGAGGAGATTATTCTTGAGCGCCCTAGAGCCCCCG GTTCCAAGCAAGACGAATCTAAAGCCGCTGGAGACTCTTTGGCTCAAATTGGAAAAGCAGGGGCTGTTCTTATGGTGTGTAGGACCTGTGGGAAGAAGGGTGATCATTGGACATCAAAATGCCCATTCAAGGATCTTGCTCAGCCAAGTGACACCTTCATGGATAAGCCACCGTCAGCAGAAGCGCCTGCCGCTGGAGCTGGTCCTCAAAAGGGTGCTTATGTACCTCCGAGCATGAGAGGTGGTGGTGCAGAGAGGGGAAGTGGTGGTGGCACTGAGAtgagaagaagaaatgaagagaaCTCTGTTAGGGTTACTAACCTTTCTGAGGACACTCGGGAGGCTGACTTGTTGGAGCTGTTCCGTTCCTTTGGTCATGTCAGCCGAGTGTATGTTGCCATTGATCAAAAGACTGGAATGAGCAGAGGATTTGGTTTTGTCAACTTCGTCAATAGAGAAGATGCTGAGAGGGCCATAAACAAGCTGAATGGTTATGGTTATGACAATCTCATCCTTAGAGTTGAATGGGCTGCTCCTAGAACTAATTAG